The following proteins are co-located in the Apium graveolens cultivar Ventura chromosome 5, ASM990537v1, whole genome shotgun sequence genome:
- the LOC141661207 gene encoding F-box protein PP2-B15-like: MELELELGLINSDPNWNFLRAEFEFSEEVAVLDKGRCLDIRGKMKIGMLSPHTTYETYLVFKIYEDACGLDSANTSIRFVNEREEVPDDEASTVYPDPRTSAHNIEQRNGVLSRWRKDEWMEIKTGEFETGARDDDDEVETRFMSTDTNILKTGLIVQGIEFRPKQPMAVV; this comes from the exons ATGGAGCTGGAGCTCGAGCTCGGCTTGATTAATTCTGATCCGAATTGGAATTTTTTACGAGCCGAGTTCGA ATTTTCAGAGGAGGTTGCTGTACTTGACAAAGGGCGGTGTCTTGATATTCGTGGCAAAATGAAAATTGGAATGTTGTCTCCTCACACCACTTATGAAACATATCTTGTCTTTAAAATATATGAGGATGCCTGCGGACTTGATTCAGCAAACACATCCATTAGATTTGTTAATGAAAGAGAGGAGGTGCCTGATGATGAAGCTAGCACAGTTTATCCTGATCCAAGAACATCTGCACACAACATTGAGCAACGAAATGGAGTGCTTAGTCGGTGGAGGAAGGACGAATGGATGGAGATTAAGACTGGAGAGTTTGAGACTGGTGCAagagatgatgatgatgaggtgGAGACCCGGTTTATGTCAACTGATACAAATATACTCAAGACTGGCCTTATCGTACAAGGTATCGAGTTTAGGCCTAAACAACCCATGGCCGTTGTTTAA